A window of Saccharomyces paradoxus chromosome XI, complete sequence contains these coding sequences:
- the RHO4 gene encoding Rho family GTPase RHO4 (Non-essential small GTPase~similar to YKR055W) produces MNTLLFKRKSGHCGKQSDIASQGSLSSTALPESPGTLDEKNLPRLPTPFARSLSTIPSYEQMKRTNKLPDYHLKIVVVGDGAVGKTCLLISYVQGTFPTDYIPTIFENYVTNIEGPNGQVIELALWDTAGQEEYSRLRPLSYTNADVLMVCYSVGSKTSLRNVEDLWFPEVKHFCPSTPIMLVGLKSDLYEADNLSDLVDPSSAESLAKRLGAFAHIQCSARLKENIDEAFETAIHTLLFDSLYAPREPTHTVKNPFKKNNARSGIDSSTGDTSVSISGTKRLRKNKCIIM; encoded by the coding sequence ATGAATACCCTATTATTTAAGCGAAAAAGTGGCCATTGTGGGAAGCAAAGTGATATAGCTTCGCAGGGATCGCTCTCTAGTACTGCACTTCCTGAATCACCTGGCACTTTGGATGAAAAGAATCTTCCCAGATTGCCCACTCCATTCGCTAGAAGCCTTTCTACCATTCCTAGTTATGAGCAGATGAAACGTACAAACAAACTGCCCGATTATCACCTAAAGATAGTTGTTGTAGGAGATGGTGCGGTGGGGAAGACGTGTCTATTGATATCTTATGTCCAAGGAACATTCCCGACTGATTATATCCCtaccatttttgaaaattatgTAACAAACATAGAAGGCCCTAATGGTCAAGTTATAGAACTAGCATTGTGGGATACAGCCGGCCAAGAGGAGTATAGTAGACTTAGACCGCTCTCATATACGAATGCAGATGTACTGATGGTGTGTTATTCTGTTGGAAGCAAGACATCACTCAGGAATGTTGAAGACCTTTGGTTCCCGGAGGTCAAACATTTCTGTCCATCTACTCCAATCATGCTGGTCGGCCTTAAATCAGATCTATACGAAGCTGATAACCTTTCAGATCTGGTGGACCCAAGTTCGGCAGAATCCTTAGCTAAGCGCCTGGGGGCATTTGCACATATTCAGTGCTCTGCACgattgaaagaaaatattgatgaagcgTTTGAAACTGCCATACACACGTTACTTTTCGATTCATTATATGCTCCCAGGGAGCCTACGCATACGGTCAAAAATcccttcaaaaaaaataatgccAGATCAGGTATCGATTCTTCTACTGGAGATACCAGCGTCTCTATATCTGGGACAAAaagattaagaaaaaacaagTGTATTATAATgtaa
- the TRM2 gene encoding tRNA (uracil(54)-C(5))-methyltransferase (tRNA methyltransferase~similar to YKR056W), whose amino-acid sequence MTENTGTASPTMEHTVDNKRLLPPVTDSNNHRTKKPKLRKYKAKKVDATSPMGVLEFEVNDLLESQNLSREQVLNDVAAILNDKSKTDGPIVVQYHREVRNVKVLEITSNGNGLALIDNPVEPEKKQVVVIPFGLPGDVVNIKVFKTHPYYVESDLLDVVEKSPMRRDDLIKDKYFGKSSGSQLEFLTYDDQLELKRKTILNAYKFFAPRLVAEKVLPPFGTTVASPLQLGYRTKITPHFDMPRRKQKELSIRPPLGFGQKGRPQWRKDTLDIGGHGSILDIDECVLATEILNKGLTNERRKFEKEFKNYKKGATILLRENTTILDPSKPTLEQLTEEASRDENGIISYVEVEDKKNNIKLAKTCVTNPRQIVTEYVDGYTFNFSAGEFFQNNNSILPIVTKYVRDNLQAPKDGDNEPKFLVDAYCGSGLFSICSSKGVDKVIGVEISADSVSFAEKNAKANGVENCRFIVGKAEKLFESIDTPSEKTSVILDPPRKGCDELFLKQLAAYNPAKIIYISCNVHSQARDVEYFLKETENGSAYHVESIRGFDFFPQTHHVESVCIMKRI is encoded by the coding sequence ATGACTGAAAACACTGGAACAGCATCACCAACAATGGAACATACCGTTGACAACAAAAGACTTCTCCCTCCTGTTACAGATTCTAATAACCATCGGACTAAGAAACCAAAATTAAGAAAGTACAAGGCCAAAAAGGTTGATGCAACTTCTCCGATGGGTGTCCTAGAATTTGAAGTGAACGATTTGTTAGAATCTCAAAATTTGTCCCGAGAGCAGGTTTTGAATGATGTCGCTGCAATTCTGAACGATAAGTCCAAAACAGATGGGCCTATCGTCGTGCAGTATCACCGAGAGGTAAGAAATGTCAAGGTCTTAGAAATTACTTCTAATGGCAACGGGCTGGCTTTGATTGATAATCCCGTTGAAccagaaaagaagcaagTCGTTGTCATACCGTTTGGGCTGCCCGGCGATGTTGTCAATATTAAAGTTTTTAAGACGCACCCTTACTATGTCGAGAGTGATTTATTAGACGTAGTGGAAAAATCACCTATGAGAAGAGATGATTTAATTAAGGATAAATACTTTGGGAAATCTTCAGGAAGTCAATTGGAATTTTTAACTTATGATGACCAACTagaattgaaaaggaaaacaattCTGAATGCCTACAAGTTCTTTGCACCAAGATTAGTCgctgaaaaagttttacCTCCGTTTGGCACCACTGTGGCCTCTCCTTTACAATTAGGTTATAGAACCAAAATTACGCCCCATTTTGATATgccaagaagaaaacaaaaggaaCTATCAATAAGACCTCCTCTAGGATTTGGTCAAAAGGGTAGACCTCAATGGAGAAAGGATACTTTAGACATCGGTGGACATGGTTCGATATTAGATATCGATGAATGTGTACTTGCAACTGAAATCCTCAATAAAGGACTGACTAATGAGAGAAGAAAGTTCGAGAAGGAGTTtaaaaattataaaaaagGCGCCACTATTTTACTGAGAGAAAATACTACAATTTTAGACCCTTCTAAACCAACTTTGGAGCAGTTAACCGAAGAAGCCTCCAGGgatgaaaatggtattATAAGCTATGTCGAAGTCgaagacaaaaagaacaatatTAAGCTGGCCAAGACTTGCGTTACCAATCCTAGACAAATTGTCACTGAATATGTTGATGGATAtactttcaatttcagtGCAGGTgagttttttcaaaataataattccATTCTACCAATAGTGACTAAGTATGTCCGTGACAACTTGCAAGCTCCCAAAGATGGTGATAATGAACCGAAATTTCTGGTGGATGCTTATTGTGGATCAGGCCTTTTCAGTATATGCAGCTCGAAGGGCGTAGATAAAGTGATTGGTGTAGAAATTTCCGCTGACAGTGTCTCTTttgcagaaaaaaatgcaaaggCAAATGGTGTTGAAAACTGCAGATTCATAGTCGGAAAGGCTGAGAAGCTCTTTGAGTCCATTGATACTCCCAGTGAAAAAACCTCCGTCATCTTGGATCCACCACGTAAAGGCTGTGACGAACTATTCCTGAAGCAATTGGCGGCATATAATCCAGCCAAAATTATTTACATCTCATGTAATGTCCATTCCCAGGCACGTGATGTCGAGTATTTCCTCAAAGAGACAGAAAACGGTTCCGCTTACCACGTCGAAAGTATAAGGGGGTTTGACTTTTTTCCACAAACGCACCATGTTGAAAGTGTGTGcataatgaaaagaatcTAA
- the RPS21A gene encoding 40S ribosomal protein eS21 (Protein component of the small (40S) ribosomal subunit~similar to YKR057W) — MENDKGQLVELYVPRKCSATNRIIKADDHASVQINVAKVDEEGRAIPGEYVTYALSGYVRSRGESDDSLNRLAQNDGLLKNVWSYSR; from the exons ATGGAAAACGATAAGGGCCAATTA GTCGAACTTTACGttccaagaaaatgttCTGCTACCAACAGAATCATCAAGGCTGATGACCACGCCTCTGTTCAAATCAACGTCGCTAAggttgatgaagaagggCGTGCTATCCCTGGTGAATACGTTACCTACGCTTTGTCTGGTTACGTTAGATCTAGAGGGGAATCCGATGACTCTTTGAACCGTTTGGCTCAGAACGACGGTTTGTTGAAAAACGTCTGGTCTTACTCCCGTTAA
- the GLG1 gene encoding glycogenin glucosyltransferase GLG1 (Glycogenin glucosyltransferase~similar to YKR058W): MYKKLAIATLLYSADYLPGVFALGYQVNKLLEETGKKDSIETCLIVTTPLFNDTLSDLAKNILQSLYAKIVLVNPLEYQEESIQRNSENLALLERPELAFALIKARLWELTQFEQVLYLDSDTLPLNEEFLSLFDIMSNQTRSQVGAIADIGWPDMFNSGVMMLIPDADTASVLQNYIIENTSIDGSDQGILNQFFNQNCCTDELLKENFSREWVQLSFTYNVTIPNLGYQSSPALNYFKPTIKLIHFIGKHKPWSSWSQKNFIKNEYHDQWNEVYEEFKEEHKLNVEVSKPDFSNFNVTETAQTATPVEAPKTNEPSPNQEVEAISAPVENVHNKNSEPVPNPVPLDFTKWLTTFINKDHLTNQPKSESSEYQKENNNNTNISNSNRDRENSSSCTQESNSSSNDVSVQVRSDEQQNAEGDGGATDNTSNSGQESPLDDIHEADTSNNDACAQPANKSYNTSKENDVSVDSSPINSEHKSSTNDIQEPNDSNNDLPWNVEQHAPIDNNIQYLEKEKEGYEEFLPDVYESDGIDNQEEFFDDDARDATEGGAKLSPVAHTQEDVKPTEKEASKSQQEMPNFRFDWENSDYLSKVERCFPDDIFEYAVE; the protein is encoded by the coding sequence ATGTATAAGAAACTGGCTATTGCCACACTGCTCTACTCCGCAGATTATTTGCCAGGTGTGTTTGCCCTTGGTTATCAGGTAAATAAACTGTTAGAGGAAACAGGCAAAAAAGATAGCATTGAAACATGCCTTATTGTGACGACTCCCTTATTTAATGACACTTTAAGCGACTTAGCCAAGAATATTTTACAATCATTATACGCCAAGATTGTGTTAGTAAACCCTTTAGAGTACCAAGAGGAAAGCATACAGAGGAATAGTGAAAATTTAGCCCTTTTGGAGAGACCTGAATTAGCTTTTGCTTTAATCAAGGCAAGACTATGGGAATTAACTCAATTCGAACAAGTCCTTTACTTGGACTCGGACACTTTGCCTTTGAACGAGGAATTTTTAAGCCTATTTGACATTATGTCCAACCAAACCAGGTCACAGGTGGGTGCTATTGCTGATATTGGCTGGCCTGATATGTTTAATAGCGGTGTCATGATGCTAATACCGGATGCTGACACTGCGTCCGTTTTACAAaattatattattgaaaacacTTCAATTGATGGTTCTGATCAGGGCATCTTAAACCAATTCTTCAATCAAAACTGTTGCACTGATGAGCTACtcaaagagaatttttctcGAGAGTGGGTACAGTTATCGTTTACATATAATGTAACCATTCCTAATCTAGGCTACCAATCTTCACCTGCTCTGAATTATTTTAAACCTACCATCAAGCTGATTCATTTCATTGGGAAACATAAGCCATGGTCATCGTGGTCTCAGAagaatttcatcaaaaacGAATACCATGATCAATGGAATGAAGTATACGAAGAATTTAAGGAAGAACATAAATTAAATGTCGAAGTTTCGAAACCAGATTTTAGTAATTTTAATGTAACTGAGACTGCTCAAACAGCAACTCCAGTAGAAGCCCCTAAAACCAACGAACCCTCCCCAAATCAAGAGGTCGAGGCAATTAGCGCACCGGTGGAAAATGTGCACAACAAGAACAGCGAGCCAGTCCCTAATCCTGTTCCATTGGATTTTACCAAATGGTTGACAACTTTTATTAACAAAGATCACCTGACCAACCAACCAAAAAGTGAAAGCAGCGAATACCAGAAAGagaataataacaatacaAACATCAGCAATTCAAATCGCGACCGAGAAAATTCTTCGAGTTGTACACAAGAGTCAAACAGTTCCTCTAACGACGTAAGCGTCCAAGTTAGAAGCGATGAGCAACAAAATGCGGAAGGGGACGGTGGTGCAACAGATAACACTTCAAATTCTGGACAAGAAAGTCCACTGGATGATATACATGAGGCTGATACTTCCAACAATGATGCATGTGCCCAGCCAGCTAACAAAAGTTATAACACCTCTAAAGAGAATGATGTTAGTGTCGATTCTAGCCCTATAAATTCAGAGCACAAAAGTTCAACAAATGATATACAAGAACCTAACGATTCTAATAATGACTTACCATGGAATGTGGAACAGCATGCGCCCATCGATAACAATATACAGTActtagaaaaagaaaaggaaggtTACGAAGAATTCCTTCCAGATGTGTACGAATCAGATGGAATCGATAACcaagaagaattttttgatgacGATGCAAGGGATGCTACCGAAGGAGGAGCAAAGTTGAGTCCAGTTGCACATACACAGGAGGATGTAAAGCCCACAGAAAAGGAAGCCAGCAAATCGCAACAAGAAATGCCCAACTTCAGGTTTGACTGGGAAAATTCTGATTATCTATCCAAAGTAGAGAGGTGTTTCCCTGATGACATCTTTGAATATGCAGTAGAGTGA
- the TIF1 gene encoding translation initiation factor eIF4A (Translation initiation factor eIF4A~similar to YKR059W), which yields MSEGITDIEESQIQTNYDKVVYKFDDMELDENLLRGVFGYGFEEPSAIQQRAIMPIIEGHDVLAQAQSGTGKTGTFSIAALQRIDTSVKAPQALMLAPTRELALQIQKVVMALAFHMDIKVHACIGGTSFVEDAEGLRDAQIVVGTPGRVFDNIQRRRFRTDKIKMFILDEADEMLSSGFKEQIYQIFTLLPPTTQVVLLSATMPNDVLEVTTKFMRNPVRILVKKDELTLEGIKQFYVNVEEEDYKYECLTDLYDSISVTQAVIFCNTRRKVEELTTKLRNDKFTVSAIYSDLPQQERDTIMKEFRSGSSRILISTDLLARGIDVQQVSLVINYDLPANKENYIHRIGRGGRFGRKGVAINFVTNEDVGAMRELEKFYSTQIEELPSDIATLLN from the coding sequence ATGTCTGAAGGTATTACTGATATTGAAGAATCCCAAATTCAAACCAACTATGACAAGGTTGTCTACAAGTTCGATGATATGGAATTGGACGAAAACTTGTTGAGAGGTGTTTTCGGTTACGGTTTCGAAGAACCATCTGCCATTCAACAACGTGCCATCATGCCTATTATCGAAGGTCACGATGTCTTAGCTCAAGCTCAATCAGGTACTGGTAAGACCGGTACCTTCTCCATTGCTGCTTTGCAAAGAATTGACACCTCTGTTAAGGCTCCTCAAGCTTTGATGTTGGCTCCTACTAGAGAATTGGCTTTGCAAATCCAAAAAGTTGTCATGGCTTTAGCTTTCCACATGGACATCAAGGTTCACGCTTGTATCGGTGGTACTTCCTTTGTTGAAGACGCTGAAGGTTTGAGAGATGCCCAAATCGTCGTTGGTACTCCAGGTCGTGTTTTCGACAACATCCAAAGACGTAGATTCAGAACTGACAAGATCAAGATGTTCATCTTAGATGAAGCTGATGAAATGTTGTCTTCTGGTTTCAAGGAACAAATCTACCAAATTTTTACCTTGCTTCCACCAACCACTCAAGTTGTTCTTTTGTCTGCTACCATGCCAAATGACGTCTTGGAAGTTACTACCAAATTTATGAGAAACCCAGTTAGAATTTTGGTTAAGAAGGATGAATTGACCTTGGAAGGTATCAAACAATTCTACGTtaatgttgaagaagaagattacAAATACGAGTGTTTGACTGATTTATACGACTCTATCTCCGTCACTCAAGCTGTCATCTTCTGTAACACCAGAAGAAAGGTCGAAGAATTGACCACTAAGTTGAGAAACGATAAGTTTACCGTTTCCGCCATCTATTCCGACTTGCCACAACAAGAAAGAGACACCATCATGAAGGAATTCAGAAGTGGTTCTTCTAGAATCTTGATCTCCACCGATTTGTTGGCCAGAGGTATCGATGTCCAACAAGTTTCTTTGGTTATTAACTACGACTTACCAGCTAACAAGGAAAACTATATTCACAGAATCGGTAGAGGTGGTCGTTTCGGTAGAAAAGGTGTTGCCATCAACTTTGTTACTAACGAAGATGTTGGCGCTATGAGAGAACTAGAAAAGTTCTACTCCACtcaaattgaagaattgcCATCCGACATTGCTACTTTGTTGAACTAA
- the UTP30 gene encoding Utp30p (subunit of U3-containing 90S preribosome complex~similar to YKR060W) has translation MVEPSNILKSGLAEKALNALILQCKENASLQNDKDIHIIINMGKKMGIKRDNIPRIIPLTKCKLFKPRDLNILLITKDPSSLYRETLTKDEHTSELFKEIISVKNLKRRFRGSKLTQLYKDFDLVIADYRVHHLLPEVLGSRFFHGSKKLPYMIRMSKEVKLKRQQMTEKCDPIYVRAQLRSICKNTSYIPNDDNCLSVRVGYIQKHSIPEILQNIQDTVNFLTDRSKRPQGGVVKGGIISIFVKTSNSTSLPIYQFSEAKENTESENLSDIKL, from the coding sequence ATGGTTGAGCCAagtaatattttaaaaagcGGGCTAGCGGAGAAAGCACTAAATGCTTTAATTTTACAATGTAAAGAGAACGCatctttacaaaatgataaagaCATACATATAATTATCAATATGGGTAAAAAAATGGGCATAAAAAGGGACAACATCCCCCGTATTATCCCATTAACAAAATGCAAGCTATTCAAACCAAGGGATCTAAACATACTACTCATTACTAAGGATCCCTCTTCTTTGTATAGAGAGACTTTGACAAAAGACGAGCATACATCAgaattattcaaagaaattataAGTGTCAAGAACTTGAAGCGTAGATTCAGAGGGAGTAAATTGACCCAACTTTATAAGGATTTTGACTTGGTTATTGCTGATTACAGAGTTCACCACCTACTTCCGGAGGTCCTTGGCAGCAGATTTTTTCACGGCAGTAAAAAATTACCATACATGATACGCATGTCCAAAGAAGTAAAATTGAAGCGTCAGCAAATGACCGAAAAGTGCGATCCCATTTACGTGAGAGCACAACTGAGAAGTATATGTAAGAACACCTCGTATATTCCCAACGATGATAACTGCTTGAGCGTCAGGGTCGGttatattcaaaaacacTCCATACcagaaattttacaaaacaTCCAAGATACAGTGAATTTTCTCACCGATAGAAGTAAGAGACCGCAAGGCGGCGTCGTTAAAGGAGGAATAATATCTATATTCGTCAAGACCAGTAACAGTACTAGCTTGCCTATATACCAATTCTCAGAGGCCAAAGAAAACACTGAAAGTGAAAATCTGAGTGATATaaaattgtaa
- the KTR2 gene encoding mannosyltransferase KTR2 (Mannosyltransferase involved in N-linked protein glycosylation~similar to YKR061W) encodes MQICKVFLTQSKKLFFVGLLLCLIAQTCWLALVRHQRQLSLDSYFLERSREVSSRYDSTRKRHMNQMLKLSSNTYSDEPLNENKDRENRKENATLLMLVRNWELSGALRSMRSLEDRFNKDYQYDWTFLNDVPFDEEFIEATTAMASGKTQYALIPAEDWNRPSWINETLFEEALQLMEEKNILYGGSKSYRNMCRFNSGFFFRQKILDQYDFYFRVEPDVEYFCDFPYDPFRVMRQNNKKYGFVITMYEYEDTIPSLWEAVEEYLEETESKDVDMENNAFGFISNFDFIGKSFGVIDSNSGYNLCHFWTNFEIGDLNFFRSEKYIRFFEYLDSKGGFYYERWGDAPVHSIAVSLFLKKDEIIHFDELGYKHMPFGTCPSAYYLRLQQRCLCDSNHPDNIDLNVISCLRRWWKDGSGKYFLKHDA; translated from the coding sequence ATGCAAATCTGCAAGGTATTTCTTACTCAGTCtaaaaaactattttttGTGGGTCTTCTACTTTGCTTGATAGCTCAAACATGTTGGCTTGCACTTGTACGTCATCAGAGGCAGTTGAGCCTAGATTCGTATTTTTTGGAGAGATCTCGAGAAGTTTCATCAAGATATGATTCTACGAGAAAGCGACATATGAACCAGATGCTGAAACTATCTAGCAACACATATAGTGACGAACCGCTGAACGAGAACAAAGATAGAGAAAATCGAAAAGAGAATGCTACATTGCTAATGCTTGTGCGTAATTGGGAACTTTCGGGGGCACTCCGTTCCATGAGATCACTGGAAGATCGTTTTAATAAAGACTACCAGTATGACTGGACATTTCTTAACGATGTCCCCTTTGATGAAGAGTTCATCGAGGCCACCACTGCCATGGCTAGTGGTAAAACACAATACGCTTTAATCCCAGCGGAGGACTGGAACAGGCCATCTTGGATCAACGAAACTCTATTTGAGGAGGCTTTACAATTAatggaggaaaaaaatatcttgtACGGTGGGTCAAAGTCATATAGAAATATGTGCCGCTTTAATTCCggctttttctttagaCAAAAGATATTAGATCAGTATGATTTCTATTTCAGAGTTGAGCCAGATGTGGAGTATTTTTGCGATTTTCCTTATGATCCATTTAGGGTGATGAggcaaaataataagaaatatgGCTTCGTGATAACTATGTATGAATATGAAGATACAATTCCGAGCCTATGGGAAGCTGTAGAAGAATATTTGGAGGAGACAGAGTCGAAAGATGTTGACATGGAAAACAACGCTTTTGGATTCATTTCGAATTTCGATTTTATCGGTAAATCATTTGGTGTCATTGATAGTAACAGCGGCTATAATTTATGTCATTTTTGgacaaattttgaaattggtgatttgaattttttcagaagtGAGAAATACATCAGATTTTTCGAGTACTTGGATTCGAAGGGCGGTTTTTACTATGAAAGGTGGGGAGACGCACCAGTTCATTCGATTGCTGTCTCactctttttgaaaaaagacgAAATCATTCATTTTGATGAACTAGGCTATAAACATATGCCGTTTGGCACATGCCCATCTGCATACTACTTGAGACTTCAACAAAGATGTCTCTGTGATAGTAATCACCCCGACAATATTGATCTCAATGTCATTAGCTGTTTAAGAAGATGGTGGAAGGACGGCAGCGGTAAATACTTCCTCAAGCATGATGCATAA
- the TFA2 gene encoding transcription factor TFIIE subunit TFA2 (TFIIE small subunit~similar to YKR062W), whose protein sequence is MSKNRDPLLANLNAFKSKVKSAPVIAPAKVGQKKTNDTVITIDGNTRKRTASERAQENGLKSAKNPVLADIKKEAGSNSSNAITLDDDDDDEDFGSSPSKKVRPGSIAAAALQANQTDISKSHDSSKLLWATEYIQKKGKPVLVSELLDYLSMKKDDKVIELLKKLDRIEFDPKKGTFKYLSTYDVHSPSELLKLLRSQVTFKGISCKDLKDGWPQCDETINQLEEDSKILVLRTKKDKTPRYVWYNSGGNLKCIDEEFVKMWENVQLPQFAELPRKLQDLGLKPASVDPATIKRQTKRVEVKKKRQRKGKITNTHMTGILKDYSHRV, encoded by the coding sequence ATGAGTAAAAACAGAGATCCTCTGCTGGCTAATCTGAACGCCTTCAAAAGCAAAGTGAAGTCTGCCCCAGTAATCGCACCCGCTAAAGTTGGACAGAAGAAGACTAACGACACAGTTATTACCATAGATGGAAACACTAGGAAGAGAACAGCTTCCGAACGTGCGCAAGAGAACGGTTTGAAATCTGCGAAGAATCCTGTATTAGCGgatatcaagaaagaagctGGAAGTAATAGCTCTAATGCCATTACGCTagatgacgatgacgatgacgaagaTTTTGGTAGCTCTCCTTCAAAGAAAGTGAGGCCCGGTTCtattgctgctgctgctttACAGGCCAATCAAACAGATATTTCCAAGAGTCATGATTCTTCAAAGTTACTTTGGGCCACGGAATacattcaaaagaaaggtAAGCCCGTGTTGGTCAGTGAATTATTGGACTACTTGTCGATGAAGAAAGATGACAAGGTTATTGAacttttaaagaaattggaTAGGATTGAATTTGACCCcaaaaaaggaactttCAAGTACCTTTCCACTTACGATGTTCATTCCCCTTCGGAACTTCTGAAGTTGTTACGTTCACAAGTAACGTTCAAAGGTATATCCTGCAAAGACTTGAAAGATGGTTGGCCGCAATGTGATGAAACGATTAACCAACTAGAGGAAGACAGCAAGATCTTAGTGTTAAGGACTAAAAAGGATAAGACTCCAAGATACGTTTGGTATAATAGCGGTGGTAATTTGAAATGTATCGACGAGGAGTTTGTTAAAATGTGGGAAAATGTACAATTACCGCAGTTTGCAGAATTACCAAGAAAGCTGCAAGATTTAGGTTTAAAACCTGCTAGTGTCGATCCTGCAACTATCAAAAGACAAACAAAGAGAGTTGAAGTTAAGAAGAAGAGACAAAGAAAGGGTAAGATTACTAACACTCATATGACTGGTATCTTAAAAGATTATTCCCACAGGGTATGA